The proteins below come from a single Carnobacterium divergens DSM 20623 genomic window:
- a CDS encoding sensor histidine kinase — protein MKSKQNQIYSLLKIYSMILIVGVTVFSLVVSYTISKKNNEEAKQVTVDISNRIDAILVEDEKKAARMATELTSNPLRIENLYRYFQLDYQQYLSYTLDISQDYNMYIYLPKEIEHMYYLDESIQSVAISLNEFKEVYSSTLANKQGIKLEEFPKDTGVMIPKLLNNPDTSKYIGTFYLSLSVEEFNKAVTNNSQQTESETFIFSNTNRLIYSRKTKEKGSPLESELVQQMNDHSKIQPSKLKESYFMTQLKTKEGYQIYTFVPKKSVFLKSAKSFLWLFLFSLIIDSILLLTLFKLFGKYVRQVEDILLSINEITKGKIENRIEVNHKQAEMKQISIGINQMLDSIQNYLKDIYELEIKQKDADMRALQSQINPHFLYNTLEYIRMSAVSEGADELAEVVYNFAALLRNNISQEKTVTLENELKFCEKYVYLYQMRYPDSIAYSFSIEESIKSLPIPKFAIQPLIENYFQHGIDYLKMENAIGVKAYRENEEIVIKISDNGLGMSEIQYGAINEALAFNHEVKVNSVGIHNVNTRLRLYYGSSYHMKYSSTENGGTTIVIRFKDKEEQT, from the coding sequence ATGAAAAGCAAACAGAATCAAATCTATTCCCTATTAAAAATATACTCAATGATTTTGATTGTTGGCGTCACTGTCTTCTCTTTAGTCGTTAGTTATACCATTTCCAAGAAGAACAACGAAGAAGCCAAACAGGTAACAGTAGATATTTCAAATCGAATCGATGCCATTTTAGTTGAAGATGAAAAAAAGGCCGCGCGTATGGCGACAGAGTTGACATCCAATCCTTTGCGCATTGAGAACTTATATCGCTATTTCCAACTGGATTATCAACAGTATCTTAGTTATACCTTAGACATCAGTCAAGACTATAACATGTATATTTACCTACCCAAAGAAATTGAACACATGTATTACTTAGACGAATCCATTCAATCTGTCGCCATTTCGTTAAATGAATTTAAGGAAGTTTATTCATCAACTTTGGCTAACAAGCAAGGCATTAAACTGGAGGAATTTCCAAAAGACACTGGAGTAATGATTCCAAAATTATTAAACAATCCAGATACATCAAAATATATCGGTACGTTTTATTTATCATTGAGTGTAGAGGAATTTAACAAAGCTGTTACAAACAATAGCCAACAAACAGAATCGGAAACCTTTATTTTTTCAAACACGAATCGCTTAATCTACTCAAGAAAAACAAAAGAAAAGGGTTCCCCACTAGAATCAGAATTAGTTCAACAAATGAACGATCATTCAAAAATTCAACCATCGAAACTAAAAGAATCGTATTTTATGACACAATTAAAAACAAAAGAAGGGTATCAAATTTATACTTTTGTCCCTAAAAAATCAGTATTTTTAAAGTCAGCTAAAAGCTTTCTGTGGTTGTTTTTATTTAGCTTGATTATTGATAGTATTTTACTGCTAACTCTTTTTAAATTATTTGGAAAGTATGTTCGACAAGTAGAAGATATTTTACTATCAATCAATGAAATCACCAAAGGTAAAATTGAGAATCGGATTGAAGTCAATCATAAGCAAGCTGAAATGAAACAAATCTCGATTGGAATTAACCAGATGTTAGATAGCATTCAAAACTATTTAAAGGATATCTATGAGCTGGAAATCAAACAAAAAGACGCGGACATGCGAGCGTTACAATCGCAAATCAATCCTCATTTTTTGTATAATACGTTAGAATACATTCGGATGTCTGCAGTCAGTGAAGGCGCAGATGAACTGGCAGAGGTCGTATACAATTTTGCAGCCTTGTTACGCAATAATATTTCACAAGAAAAAACAGTCACATTAGAAAATGAATTGAAATTTTGTGAAAAATACGTTTACCTTTACCAAATGCGCTACCCAGATAGCATTGCCTATTCTTTTTCAATCGAAGAATCTATTAAAAGCTTACCTATTCCAAAATTTGCGATTCAACCTTTAATTGAAAACTATTTCCAACATGGCATCGATTATTTAAAAATGGAAAATGCAATAGGAGTGAAGGCCTATCGTGAAAACGAGGAGATCGTAATTAAAATCAGTGACAACGGTTTAGGGATGTCTGAAATCCAGTATGGAGCAATCAATGAAGCCTTAGCTTTTAATCATGAGGTAAAAGTCAATTCAGTAGGCATTCACAATGTGAACACACGCCTAAGACTGTATTACGGATCTTCCTATCATATGAAGTATTCCTCAACAGAAAATGGAGGAACAACGATTGTCATACGTTTTAAAGACAAAGAAGAACAAACTTAA
- a CDS encoding response regulator transcription factor yields the protein MYKVLIVDDEYMILMGLQKLIDWESLNLTIVGTAKNGQEALDFVVANSVDIVLTDVTMPLLSGIEFIKEAQRLNQQFKTIILSGYQEFDYIKEGMQLGAANYLVKPVDKIELKETLLKLINELDSQKENFQNEDLLYRSMLNDWLLNTVDYDALNRWATSSGRTIVSQNYQVVLFKIKREEQERLKKELASNSHYLFLMVSETELAVIVMDSRKDELISDLTSKMQENVLVFEGTVVATMEEVGGSYQTAKGKLDTFAFYNKDVLIVEKEKPSQFLPESFKQFTEVLALQDLSKIKAAMQEILTHFEQNVEQPKMVKQHANLLLMHLHLQFTFIENTLFQEKINEVNQAKKLKDVENILLKMLQIIELDEHLVIYSPITQQVIELVQTSYREDLNLKMIAKKLHVNVMYLGQLFKKETKKSFSTYLNDYRIKLAQNLLLHSTDPINDIALNVGYQSSGYFYKNFKKKCGVSPKEFREQYLNRK from the coding sequence ATGTATAAAGTGTTGATTGTAGACGATGAGTATATGATTTTGATGGGACTACAAAAACTAATTGACTGGGAAAGTTTAAATTTGACCATTGTAGGTACTGCTAAAAATGGTCAAGAGGCACTTGATTTTGTAGTTGCCAATTCAGTGGATATCGTCCTAACGGATGTGACCATGCCACTTTTATCAGGGATAGAATTTATTAAAGAAGCCCAACGCTTAAATCAACAATTTAAAACAATTATTCTTTCAGGCTACCAAGAATTTGATTATATTAAGGAGGGCATGCAACTGGGAGCTGCTAATTATTTAGTGAAACCAGTGGATAAAATCGAACTAAAAGAGACCTTGTTAAAACTCATTAATGAACTTGATTCTCAAAAAGAAAATTTTCAAAATGAAGACTTATTGTATCGGAGCATGCTAAATGATTGGTTACTAAATACCGTTGATTACGACGCCTTAAATAGGTGGGCTACTTCAAGCGGAAGAACAATCGTTAGCCAGAACTATCAAGTGGTACTTTTTAAAATTAAACGAGAAGAACAAGAGCGTTTAAAAAAAGAATTGGCTTCAAACAGTCATTATTTATTTTTAATGGTTTCTGAAACTGAACTGGCAGTGATTGTAATGGATTCTCGAAAAGACGAATTGATTTCTGACTTAACCAGTAAAATGCAAGAGAACGTATTGGTTTTTGAAGGAACAGTTGTTGCAACGATGGAGGAAGTAGGAGGAAGTTATCAAACAGCTAAAGGGAAATTAGATACATTCGCCTTCTACAATAAGGATGTTTTAATCGTAGAAAAGGAGAAACCAAGCCAATTCCTACCAGAGTCCTTTAAACAGTTTACAGAAGTATTAGCATTGCAAGACTTGAGCAAAATTAAAGCAGCTATGCAAGAAATTTTAACTCATTTTGAGCAAAATGTGGAACAACCAAAAATGGTGAAGCAGCATGCTAATTTACTCTTAATGCACCTTCATTTACAATTTACCTTCATTGAAAACACCCTTTTTCAAGAAAAAATAAATGAGGTGAATCAGGCTAAAAAACTAAAAGATGTAGAAAACATCTTATTAAAAATGCTTCAAATAATCGAATTAGATGAGCATCTAGTTATCTACAGTCCCATTACGCAACAAGTGATTGAATTAGTCCAAACGAGCTACCGTGAAGATTTGAATTTAAAAATGATTGCAAAAAAATTACATGTCAACGTGATGTACTTAGGACAGCTATTTAAAAAAGAAACGAAAAAGAGCTTTTCAACCTACTTAAACGACTACCGGATTAAGTTAGCTCAAAATCTCCTACTGCATTCAACGGATCCAATTAATGATATTGCCTTAAACGTGGGCTACCAAAGCTCCGGTTATTTTTATAAGAACTTTAAGAAAAAGTGTGGCGTCTCACCGAAGGAATTTAGAGAACAATATTTGAATCGGAAATAA
- a CDS encoding DUF624 domain-containing protein, giving the protein MIAKGLETGFNRVYYLIKLSLYFWGLSLSGLIVFGFVPALLTLTETHQEAAWNYKELTWKKSWALFKAYIIRGNQMMLIFGSTILFLLLNLYLSVQTQGFIFVVIDFLIIAVLFLMINVFILSILITVTYEINLSNTLKLAFITFFTSLKECLVAGLCLVVIWTITYRYPGLILFISVGLSVAVVNQVTTKIFNRLKIESI; this is encoded by the coding sequence ATGATAGCAAAAGGACTAGAAACAGGTTTTAACAGAGTGTACTATTTAATTAAATTGAGCTTGTACTTCTGGGGGTTAAGCTTAAGCGGCTTAATTGTATTTGGTTTTGTGCCAGCGCTCTTGACCTTAACGGAGACTCATCAAGAAGCAGCTTGGAATTATAAAGAATTAACTTGGAAAAAAAGTTGGGCGCTATTTAAAGCGTATATTATTAGAGGAAATCAAATGATGTTAATTTTTGGAAGTACTATTTTATTTTTGTTATTAAATTTATATCTATCAGTTCAAACACAGGGATTTATCTTTGTGGTAATTGACTTTTTGATTATAGCTGTCTTATTTTTAATGATAAATGTCTTTATTTTAAGTATACTGATAACGGTTACGTATGAAATCAATCTGTCTAATACTTTAAAATTAGCATTTATCACATTTTTTACAAGTTTAAAAGAATGCTTAGTTGCAGGGCTTTGCTTAGTTGTGATTTGGACGATTACTTATCGTTATCCTGGACTTATTTTATTTATCAGTGTCGGCTTAAGCGTTGCGGTTGTCAATCAAGTAACAACTAAAATTTTTAATCGTTTAAAGATTGAATCCATTTAA
- a CDS encoding ABC transporter permease, translated as MKKKGFWYHFNKNKMLLLMALPGALWLIFFFYIPVLGNVVAFKNFTYSDGGFFKSLQESPWVGFDNFKFLFSSSNAYIITRNTVLYNVVFIISGLVVAVMFAIILSEIRSKKMVKVYQTSMLLPYFLSWVIISYFVYSFLSPDKGLVNSILAGQAGDGINWYNEPKYWPFILVFMGIWKGVGYSSIIYFASIMGIDPTYYEAAMIDGATKWQQIKNVTLPQLAPLMTILTILAVGNIFRADFGLFYQVPRNSGALYEVTSVLDTYIYNGLTSSGDIGMASAAGLYQSVVGCILVIGTNLLVRKYDEESALF; from the coding sequence ATGAAAAAGAAAGGTTTTTGGTATCATTTCAATAAAAATAAAATGCTTTTATTAATGGCTCTTCCAGGTGCATTATGGCTTATTTTCTTCTTTTACATTCCGGTTTTAGGGAATGTCGTGGCGTTTAAAAACTTTACTTATTCTGATGGTGGATTTTTTAAGAGTTTGCAAGAAAGTCCGTGGGTGGGATTTGATAACTTTAAATTCCTATTTAGCTCGTCGAATGCGTATATTATTACGAGAAATACCGTTCTTTATAATGTGGTCTTTATTATTAGCGGGCTGGTCGTAGCCGTTATGTTTGCCATTATCTTAAGTGAGATTCGTTCGAAAAAGATGGTGAAGGTGTATCAAACATCCATGCTATTGCCGTATTTCTTATCATGGGTTATCATCAGTTATTTCGTTTATTCCTTCTTAAGCCCAGACAAAGGCTTAGTGAATTCGATTTTAGCAGGTCAAGCAGGGGATGGCATCAACTGGTACAATGAACCGAAATATTGGCCATTTATTTTAGTCTTTATGGGGATTTGGAAAGGTGTCGGTTATAGTAGTATTATCTACTTTGCTTCAATTATGGGGATTGACCCGACATATTATGAAGCAGCAATGATTGATGGTGCAACAAAATGGCAACAAATCAAAAATGTAACCTTGCCTCAATTAGCACCGTTAATGACTATTTTAACGATTTTAGCCGTAGGTAATATTTTTAGAGCTGACTTTGGTCTGTTTTATCAAGTTCCACGAAACTCAGGAGCCTTATACGAGGTAACTTCTGTTTTAGATACGTATATTTATAATGGGTTAACAAGTAGTGGAGATATCGGAATGGCTTCAGCAGCTGGCTTGTATCAATCGGTTGTGGGTTGTATTTTAGTTATTGGCACGAACTTATTGGTTCGCAAATATGACGAGGAATCAGCGCTATTCTAG
- a CDS encoding ABC transporter substrate-binding protein, with the protein MNKTFKKMLVSGAAFALLGGVLAGCGGLKGDAGKATKDDDGKTLLMYQIGDKPENYDQLMEVANKRIKDKIGYKVNLQYIGWGDYEKKMSVITSSGENYDIALAKNYVANAQKGAYADLTDMLPKYAKESYDMLDEAYIQGNTVNGKLYAMPVNGNVYAQQVLSFNSTFLDKYNLDVSNVKTLADMEPMLQVIKEKEPNVVPVAAGSGWRVIRDIEYVMDDKVPLAVDIHGDTTKIINPYETGDGVIPDLKTMHKFYELGYVAKDAATSNTDYNLESDTWFARIETQGPYDYGDTLLTRAAQKPIVSRPITSPIKNTANARMANFVVSNNSKNKEKSVELLNLLNSDPELLNGLVYGIEDETWKKLDNDRVELLKAYGPKNHMSAWNTGNNEIVYLEKSITDEQIEKRKESIENAEKSPLLGFNFVTDNVKTELTNINNVMSQYLDGLHTGTLDPDKALPEMNQKLNGAGLEKVRAEMQKQFDEFNKSKK; encoded by the coding sequence ATGAACAAAACGTTCAAAAAAATGTTGGTCTCAGGTGCAGCATTTGCACTTCTTGGAGGCGTGTTGGCAGGTTGTGGTGGCTTAAAAGGGGATGCTGGAAAAGCCACAAAAGATGATGATGGCAAAACTTTATTGATGTATCAAATTGGAGACAAGCCAGAAAATTACGATCAATTGATGGAAGTTGCGAATAAGCGTATCAAAGATAAGATTGGCTATAAAGTGAATTTACAATACATTGGTTGGGGCGATTATGAAAAGAAAATGTCAGTGATTACCTCATCAGGTGAAAACTATGATATTGCATTAGCTAAAAACTATGTAGCAAACGCTCAAAAAGGGGCCTATGCTGATTTAACAGATATGCTACCTAAGTATGCGAAAGAAAGTTACGACATGTTAGATGAAGCCTATATTCAAGGAAATACTGTGAATGGGAAGCTTTACGCAATGCCGGTTAATGGAAACGTGTATGCACAACAAGTTTTATCATTTAACTCAACGTTCCTAGATAAATACAACTTAGATGTTTCAAATGTAAAAACATTGGCAGATATGGAACCAATGTTACAAGTAATCAAAGAGAAAGAACCGAATGTCGTTCCTGTAGCGGCCGGATCTGGCTGGAGAGTCATCCGTGATATTGAATACGTAATGGACGATAAAGTTCCGTTGGCAGTAGATATTCATGGGGATACAACAAAAATCATTAACCCATATGAAACTGGGGATGGCGTGATTCCAGACCTAAAAACAATGCACAAATTCTATGAGTTAGGTTATGTGGCGAAAGATGCCGCAACAAGCAACACAGACTATAATTTAGAATCAGACACATGGTTTGCTCGTATTGAAACACAAGGCCCATACGATTACGGCGATACTTTATTAACAAGAGCTGCTCAAAAACCAATCGTATCTAGACCGATTACAAGCCCAATCAAAAATACTGCCAATGCACGTATGGCAAACTTCGTAGTATCAAATAATTCTAAAAACAAAGAAAAATCAGTTGAACTTTTAAACCTATTAAACTCAGATCCTGAATTATTAAATGGTTTGGTTTACGGAATTGAAGACGAAACTTGGAAAAAATTAGACAATGATCGTGTTGAGTTATTAAAAGCATACGGACCAAAAAATCATATGTCTGCATGGAATACAGGAAACAATGAAATTGTTTACCTTGAAAAATCAATTACAGATGAACAAATCGAGAAAAGAAAAGAAAGTATTGAAAATGCTGAAAAATCACCATTACTTGGCTTTAATTTTGTAACGGATAATGTGAAAACAGAATTAACCAATATCAACAATGTCATGAGTCAATATTTAGATGGATTGCACACCGGAACATTGGATCCTGATAAAGCTCTACCAGAAATGAATCAAAAATTAAACGGTGCTGGGCTTGAAAAAGTAAGAGCAGAAATGCAAAAACAATTTGATGAATTTAATAAATCAAAAAAATAA
- a CDS encoding PRD domain-containing protein, whose amino-acid sequence MKVSQILNNNVAIVSRGKNEVIVYAKGLAFRKKVGQTIKETEIEKTYVLDSNDMLEHFSYLLANSDPNHITLVNQIIEFGEKQLTEKSNDYLSLTLLDHIEFALKRAAKGQFIRSPLTWEVKKFYPQHFDIGLYALNLINQQFNLHFPEDEAVSIALHFVNLQEDKNNLDSTIRSMESLRDILSIIQYHFQIKLDEKSMNYMRLMTHLQYFIQRVQTDKIYDESDLVLNTQIKMLYTDAYDCIQKIKVYIQEKYECVISIDEETYLMLHIHRVTNRSKKES is encoded by the coding sequence ATGAAAGTAAGTCAAATTTTAAACAACAATGTAGCAATCGTTAGCAGGGGGAAAAATGAAGTAATTGTTTATGCGAAAGGGTTAGCTTTTAGAAAAAAAGTTGGACAAACCATTAAAGAAACTGAAATTGAAAAGACCTATGTATTAGATTCAAATGATATGTTGGAGCACTTCAGTTATCTGCTAGCTAATTCGGACCCTAACCATATTACACTCGTCAATCAAATTATTGAATTTGGTGAAAAACAGCTAACTGAAAAATCAAATGATTATTTAAGTTTGACCTTACTGGATCATATTGAATTTGCACTAAAACGTGCTGCCAAAGGACAATTTATTCGAAGTCCCTTAACGTGGGAAGTCAAAAAATTCTATCCACAGCATTTCGATATCGGACTTTATGCATTGAACCTGATCAATCAGCAGTTCAATCTTCATTTTCCAGAAGATGAAGCCGTTTCAATTGCGTTGCATTTTGTTAATTTGCAAGAGGATAAAAACAATTTAGATTCAACTATACGCTCAATGGAAAGTCTGAGGGATATTTTATCAATTATTCAGTATCACTTTCAAATTAAACTAGATGAAAAATCGATGAACTATATGCGCTTAATGACTCATTTGCAATATTTTATCCAACGTGTTCAAACCGATAAAATCTATGATGAAAGTGACTTAGTATTGAACACTCAAATCAAAATGCTTTATACAGATGCCTATGATTGCATCCAAAAAATCAAAGTTTATATCCAAGAAAAATATGAGTGTGTGATTTCAATTGATGAGGAGACGTACCTTATGCTTCATATCCATCGCGTAACCAATCGAAGTAAAAAGGAGTCCTAA
- a CDS encoding carbohydrate ABC transporter permease, with protein MEEKRKKKKINTVKVQTFGKKADIFFNIIIALFAFSCIFPFIFVIIISFTSETSLITEGYRIIPSSWSFDGYRYLYEMKDQILQALFITVFVTVVGTLVNVTFTSTYAYAISRNSFRYRKFFTVFALVTMLFSAGMVPNYIVMTTLLNLKDTVWALILPMALSPFNIIVMRTFFKRSVPDAIIESAKIDGAGELRVFMQIVLPLAVPGIATISLFAALGYWNDWFNALLYIQSDNLVPLQYLLMKIQSNIEYMSQNANMSSALSGGAAAIPKEATRMAMVVISTVPIACSYPFFQKYFISGLTIGGVKE; from the coding sequence ATGGAAGAAAAACGTAAAAAGAAAAAAATAAATACAGTAAAGGTGCAAACCTTTGGAAAAAAAGCGGATATTTTCTTTAACATTATTATCGCGCTCTTCGCTTTCTCCTGTATCTTCCCATTTATTTTTGTTATTATTATTTCATTTACAAGTGAAACGTCACTAATAACAGAAGGGTATCGAATCATACCTTCTTCATGGAGTTTTGATGGGTATCGATACCTTTACGAAATGAAAGATCAAATTTTACAAGCGCTATTTATCACGGTTTTTGTAACGGTTGTAGGGACTCTAGTGAACGTGACGTTTACCTCTACGTATGCCTATGCAATTTCAAGAAATTCGTTTCGTTACCGTAAATTTTTCACCGTGTTTGCCTTAGTCACAATGTTATTTAGTGCAGGAATGGTACCGAACTATATCGTAATGACAACGTTATTAAACTTAAAAGATACTGTTTGGGCATTGATTTTGCCAATGGCGTTAAGTCCCTTTAATATCATAGTGATGCGCACCTTCTTTAAACGCTCTGTACCAGATGCGATTATTGAATCAGCAAAAATCGATGGAGCAGGTGAATTACGCGTCTTTATGCAAATCGTATTGCCACTAGCAGTCCCTGGAATTGCAACAATCAGCTTGTTTGCAGCTTTAGGTTATTGGAATGATTGGTTTAATGCATTGCTTTATATTCAAAGTGATAATTTAGTTCCTTTACAATATTTATTAATGAAAATTCAAAGTAATATTGAATATATGTCCCAAAATGCCAATATGAGTTCAGCATTAAGCGGTGGGGCAGCAGCAATTCCAAAAGAAGCAACAAGAATGGCGATGGTTGTTATTTCAACAGTTCCAATCGCATGTAGTTATCCATTTTTCCAAAAATATTTTATCAGTGGTTTGACAATTGGCGGAGTTAAAGAATAA